In a single window of the Syngnathus typhle isolate RoL2023-S1 ecotype Sweden linkage group LG19, RoL_Styp_1.0, whole genome shotgun sequence genome:
- the shha gene encoding sonic hedgehog protein: protein MLLWIRIVLVAVVCSSLAVSPGMGCGPGRGYGRRRHPKKLTPLAYKQFIPNVAEKTLGASGRYEGKITRNSERFKELTPNYNTDIIFKDEENTGADRLMTQRCKDKLNSLAISVMNQWPGVKLRVTEGWDEDGHHFEESLHYEGRAVDITTSDRDKSKYGTLSRLAVEAGFDWVYYESKAHIHCSVKAENSVAAKSGGCFPATSTVSLQDGSTKPVEDLQSGDKVLAADASGKLLFTDFLTFIDRDSSTRRLFHVVETDAGHRITLTAAHLLFVVDNSTRGASAVFASQVRPGQEVLVPDGARLRPATVARISTEVHVGSYAPVTAQGTLVVDRVLASCYAVVNSHELAHWALAPLRLTYWLSSVLSCAQAPNTTHEDGVHWYSKVLYHLATWLLDPRALHPLGGGGGGGGGGGVSS, encoded by the exons atgctgctgtGGATCAGAATAGTCCTGGTCGCCGTCGTCTGCTCGTCCTTGGCCGTGTCACCCGGTATGGGATGCGGACCGGGCCGGGGCTATGGCCGCAGGAGGCACCCCAAGAAGCTGACACCTCTCGCCTACAAGCAGTTCATCCCCAACGTGGCCGAGAAGACCCTGGGGGCGAGCGGCCGCTACGAGGGCAAAATCACGCGCAACTCGGAGCGATTCAAAGAGCTCACGCCCAATTACAACACGGACATCATCTTCAAGGATGAGGAGAACACCGGCGCCGACCGGCTCATGACTCAG CGGTGCAAAGACAAGCTGAACTCGCTGGCCATCTCAGTGATGAACCAGTGGCCCGGCGTCAAGCTGCGGGTCACCGAGGGCTGGGACGAGGACGGCCACCATTTCGAGGAGTCCCTCCACTACGAGGGCCGGGCGGTGGACATCACAACGTCGGACCGAGACAAGAGCAAGTACGGCACGCTGTCCAGGCTGGCGGTGGAGGCCGGCTTCGACTGGGTCTACTACGAATCCAAAGCCCACATTCACTGCTCGGTCAAAGCAG AAAACTCGGTGGCGGCCAAGTCCGGAGGCTGCTTCCCGGCTACCTCCACGGTGAGCCTCCAGGACGGTTCCACCAAGCCGGTCGAGGACCTCCAGAGCGGGGACAAGGTCCTGGCGGCGGACGCCAGCGGCAAGCTCCTCTTCACGGACTTCCTCACGTTCATCGACCGAGACTCGAGCACGCGGCGTCTCTTCCACGTGGTGGAGACCGACGCCGGCCACCGGATCACGCTGACCGCCGCGCATCTCCTCTTCGTGGTCGACAACTCCACACGCGGAGCTTCGGCGGTGTTCGCCAGCCAGGTGCGGCCGGGTCAGGAGGTGCTGGTGCCGGACGGCGCGCGGCTCCGACCGGCAACCGTGGCGCGAATTTCCACCGAGGTACACGTCGGCTCTTACGCGCCGGTGACCGCGCAGGGCACGCTGGTGGTGGACCGGGTGCTCGCTTCCTGCTACGCCGTGGTGAACAGCCACGAACTGGCGCACTGGGCCCTGGCGCCGCTCCGGCTCACCTACTGGCTGTCATCGGTGCTCTCCTGCGCGCAGGCCCCGAACACTACGCACGAGGACGGCGTGCACTGGTACTCCAAAGTGCTCTATCACTTGGCAACGTGGCTCTTGGACCCCCGCGCCTTGCATCcactcggcggcggcgggggcggcgggggcggcggcggcgtgtccAGCTGA